Genomic DNA from bacterium:
GCCGATGTAGATGCCCTCGAACCAGGAGCGACCGTCCTCGGCGTGCGCGTCCGCGGGCGCTAGCGCCGTCCCCAGGGCCAGAACGAACCCGACCACTGCCACGGTTCTCGCGAGTGTGACCATTGCCCCCTCCCTCGTGCTGTGTGAACCGCGGGCGCCGATGCGCGGCCGGGCGCGGGCGCCTCCACCTCTCACTTTGGGACATCGGTATCGCGGCCGGAACGCCGCGCGATGCGCGCCACTATCGCCGCGCCCGGCGGGAATGTCAACGCGCAGTCGTCGGCGGGCCTGCGGCCGCGATCGGCTTCGCGCCGGGGGCTCAGCGCGCCCGTGGCGGCGCGAGCTGCTCGAGGTCCCAGTCCAGGCGCAGCTCCAGGAGCGTCCCGTCGCGGCTGAGGTAGCGCACGTACCCGGCCTCGAGACCGTGGCGGAAGAGCTGCTCGGTGATGCGCACGTCGGCGCGGCAGTACTCCTCGACGAGGTCGAGGCGTCCCGCGCGGACCCAGGCCAGCGACTGCAGGCCGTCGGCGGTCTTCGTCGCGCCGAGCGTGTGCTCGGTCAGGTGGGCCAGCGAGAGACGGAAGCCGAGGCGCCGGCGCACGTCGGCGAGGATGTCGAAGACCTTGCCCTCGGCGCCCAGCCGCGCGAGCGTGCCGTCGTCGTAGGCCGAGAGCACCTTGAAGTCGAAGCCCACGATGTTGAAGCCGACGACGAGGTCCGCCTTGCGCAGCAGCGCAAAGAGCGCGTCCGCCTGGTGCTCGAGGAAGGCGTGCGCCTCGCCGGTGAGGCTGTCGGCGACGACGGCGACGGCGAGGCCCATGAGGTGGCTGTTGTGCCAGCCGCCGACCTCGTCGGCGCCGCGCAGCGTCTCGACGTCGAGCACCATGACGCGCGTCGCGTCGTACTGCGGCTCCTCCACCAGCGCGACCAGCGGCTCGTCGGCGCATTCCGCCTCGTCCGCGGACGCCGCCTGCTCGCGCCAGGCGCGCGCGTCCGGGTGGTCCAGCAGCAGCTTGAGCACCGTCACGGCCGCCTCCTTGTCGAGCGGGACGTTGCCGTTGCCGCACTTGTTGGAGTAGATGCACGCCGGGCAGCCGGCCTCGCACTCGCAGGAGCCGATCAGCTCCAGGGTGCGCTCGAGCAGCTCGCCGATGCGCGCGAAGCTCGCCTCCGCCAGGCCGACGCCGCCGGCGTAGCCGTCGTAGATGAAGATCGCGCCCTTGCCGACCTGCGCGTGCAGGGGTGTCGAGATCCCGCCGACGTCGTCGCGCTCGCACAGCGCGAACAGCGGGAAGAGCGCGATCGCCGCGTGCTCGACGGCGTGGATGCCGCCCATGTAGTTGAGGCGGCGGCCGGCGACCGCGCGCGGCACGAACTCGTCGATCTCGATCCAGAGGCCGATCGTCTCGAATGACGACGGCGGCAGCTCCAGCTCGTGGACCGAGAGGCGCTCGCCGGAGGAGACGCGCTTCTTCTCGTAGCCGACGACGCGCTCGGTGACCTTGAGCTCGCCGAGCCGGCAGACGAAGTTGTGCACCAGCTTGCTGCGGCGCGTGGCGAGGATCTCCGTCTCCTTCTCGCGGTGCGGCAGCGTGTAGTAGTCCACGTCCACCGGCCGCGCCCAGAGGTTGCGCCGGTCCAGGTCGAGGCGGGTCACCTGGTACTGCGCGGCGCGGTGCAGGTAGATGGCGCCGGGGTGCCCCTCGGAGAAGGCGCGGTTGCCGTCGAGGCTGCCGATGACCCGCGGTTTCGCGCCGGGGGCCGGGGCCTCCTCGGCGTCGCCCCGCTTGCGCCGCCGGCCGGCCGGCGGGGACAGCGGCGGCTCGCGCTCCTCGGGCGGCAGCAGCACGACGCGGCCGGGATGCGGCGCGTCGCGGTCGGGCTCGACGAGGCGCAGGTCGGGGTGCGCCCCGGGGAGCGCGCCGGCTCTCTCCGCGAAGATCGTGTACGACTCGCCCGCGCCGCGGATGTCGACGTCCCGCTGCGGCGAGCGCTTGACGGCGTGCCAGCAGTCCTCGCCGACGGCCCGCACGAGATCGCCGCAGCGCTCGAGCAGCGCGATGGCGTCCGCGACCGCCGTGCCGGCAGCGGGTCCGCGCGGCGGGAACCAGGGGTCGTCGCGGCGCAGCGGCAGCTCGGCCGCGGCGCACGCCAGGTGCGAGGCGAGCACCGGCAGGTTCTCCGGGTTGATGACGGCCGGCTCGAAGCCCGAGGCGAAGAAGACGTCCGGGTGCTTCATGAAGTACTGGTCCAGCGCGTCCGGCCCCGCGAGCAGCACGATGAGCGACGCGCGATCCTGCCGCCCGACCCGCCCGCCGCGCTGCCAGGTCGACGTGATCGACCCCGGGTAGCCGACGAGGATGCAGACGTCCAGTCCGCCGATGTCGATGCCCATCTCCAGCGCGGAGGTGCTGACGACCGCCTTGAGCGCCCCGGTGAAGAGCCGCTCCTCGATGTCGCGCCGCTCCTCGGGGAGGTAGCCGGAGCGGTACGCGCTGATCGCCTTGCGCAGCCGCGCGTCCCCGTGCACGGCCCAGGTGTAGACCAGCTCCGTGTTCTTGCGCGACTTGGTGAAGACGATCGTCGCCAGGTCCTCGCGCACCGCCTCGCGCAGCAGCCGGGCGGCGA
This window encodes:
- a CDS encoding DEAD/DEAH box helicase, coding for MSRIARFLERLGRHADLVSEVAHREEIPPRAASFGVFPSRLRPELLAGLAGLGIERPWLHQAEAVRRALAGEDVVVVTPTASGKTLCYNLPVLDHCLADPEARALYLFPIKALEQDQLGAFRELAAACGLEGRVTAEIYDGDTPAHRRAKIRTSPPNVVISNPDMLHVGMLAFHPKWEAFFTNLRVIVLDEVHTYRGVFGSHVANLLRRLLRVAEIYGARPQIIACSATIANPGELAARLTGRAPAVVDENGAPEAGRSFLFVNPARRSPATLAARLLREAVREDLATIVFTKSRKNTELVYTWAVHGDARLRKAISAYRSGYLPEERRDIEERLFTGALKAVVSTSALEMGIDIGGLDVCILVGYPGSITSTWQRGGRVGRQDRASLIVLLAGPDALDQYFMKHPDVFFASGFEPAVINPENLPVLASHLACAAAELPLRRDDPWFPPRGPAAGTAVADAIALLERCGDLVRAVGEDCWHAVKRSPQRDVDIRGAGESYTIFAERAGALPGAHPDLRLVEPDRDAPHPGRVVLLPPEEREPPLSPPAGRRRKRGDAEEAPAPGAKPRVIGSLDGNRAFSEGHPGAIYLHRAAQYQVTRLDLDRRNLWARPVDVDYYTLPHREKETEILATRRSKLVHNFVCRLGELKVTERVVGYEKKRVSSGERLSVHELELPPSSFETIGLWIEIDEFVPRAVAGRRLNYMGGIHAVEHAAIALFPLFALCERDDVGGISTPLHAQVGKGAIFIYDGYAGGVGLAEASFARIGELLERTLELIGSCECEAGCPACIYSNKCGNGNVPLDKEAAVTVLKLLLDHPDARAWREQAASADEAECADEPLVALVEEPQYDATRVMVLDVETLRGADEVGGWHNSHLMGLAVAVVADSLTGEAHAFLEHQADALFALLRKADLVVGFNIVGFDFKVLSAYDDGTLARLGAEGKVFDILADVRRRLGFRLSLAHLTEHTLGATKTADGLQSLAWVRAGRLDLVEEYCRADVRITEQLFRHGLEAGYVRYLSRDGTLLELRLDWDLEQLAPPRAR